A genomic window from Populus nigra chromosome 7, ddPopNigr1.1, whole genome shotgun sequence includes:
- the LOC133699011 gene encoding pentatricopeptide repeat-containing protein At2g27610 has translation MTLKTLTKPQIKQTSKTLRSRFNLQLHTHQPLLQTHNVALKPRPGSKPPNLSEAHPVFCKSPQQDLVYHNHLLFQCSRENRNRGVVDLFVGIHRSGFFIDGSTLSCVLKACSFLFDRNFGIQVHNYSLKSGFLEDVSVGTALLDMYLKNENVEEGRRAFDEMGARNVVSWTSLLTGYAQNGLNVETLKLFLRMLVEGIKPNPFTFSAVIGALTDEGMVEAGIQVHTMVIKNGFGVATFASNSLINMYFKSGMIRDARAVFDSMTDRNAVSWNSMVAGLVTNGLHLETLYVFYHMRHAGVKLTKMVFAPVIKLCGNIKELGFSRQLHCQVLKSGFEYDKNIRTTLMLAYSKCGEMDNAFKIFSVMSDEVRNVVSWTAMISGYLQNGMAEQAVNLFCQMSREGIKPNDFTYSTILTAQPGASPFEMHAQAIKRNYVKSPSVGTALLDAYVKRGNVDEASKVFQRIEEKDIVAWSAMICGYAQIGDTEGAVRIFVQMAKKGIKPNEYTFSGIINACAAPTAGVEQGKQLHAWSIKSRFNNALCVSSALLTMYSKRGDIESAFEVFKRQRERDLVSWNSIISGYAQHGYGRKALEVFEEMQRQNLEMDGVTFIGVISACTHAGLANEGQRYFDIMVKDHHIEPRMEHYSCMVDLYGRAGMLVKAMEIINEMPFPASANVWRTLLAASCIHRNLEVGKLAADKLISLQPQNPASYVLLTNMYASVGNWKERAKVRKLMEEKTVKKVAGYSWIEVKNKTYTFLAGDVSHPLSNQIYAKLEELSCQLKGAGYQPDTSYVFQDVDEEHKEAILSQHSERLAIAFGLIGTPPGTPLQIVKNLRVCGDCHAVIKLISILEGRDIVVRDSNRFHHFKGGLCSCGDYW, from the coding sequence CCATAATGTTGCCTTGAAACCCCGGCCAGGCTCTAAACCTCCAAATTTGTCAGAAGCACACCCTGTGTTCTGTAAAAGTCCGCAACAAGACCTTGTGTACCACAATCACTTGCTTTTTCAATGCTCTCGAGAGAACAGAAACAGAGGGGTTGTCGATCTCTTTGTGGGAATTCATCGTTcgggtttttttattgatgggtCAACTCTTTCTTGTGTTTTAAAAGCTTGTTCGTTCTTGTTTGATCGAAACTTTGGTATTCAAGTGCataattatagtttaaagtCTGGTTTTTTGGAGGATGTTAGTGTTGGTACTGCACTTTTGGATATGTATTTGAAGAATGAGAATGTTGAAGAAGGGAGGAGAGCTTTTGATGAAATGGGGGCGAGGAATGTAGTTTCGTGGACCTCATTGCTCACAGGATATGCACAAAATGGATTGAATGTGGAGACATTGAAATTGTTTCTTAGAATGCTAGTGGAGGGCATTAAGCCAAACCCATTTACGTTTTCGGCTGTTATTGGCGCCTTGACAGATGAAGGGATGGTTGAGGCGGGAATTCAGGTTCATACAATGGTGATAAAGAATGGATTCGGGGTTGCTACGTTTGCTAGCAATTCTTTGATTAATATGTACTTTAAGTCAGGGATGATTAGAGATGCTAGAGCTGTTTTTGATAGCATGACAGATAGGAATGCTGTTAGTTGGAACAGCATGGTTGCTGGTCTAGTAACAAATGGGCTCCATTTAGAAACTTTGTATGTGTTTTACCATATGAGACATGCTGGTGTAAAGCTCACCAAGATGGTTTTTGCCCCTGTTATTAAGCTGTGTGGTAATATTAAGGAATTGGGTTTTTCCAGGCAGCTTCATTGTCAGGTTTTAAAGAGTGGGTTTGAATATGATAAGAATATTAGGACTACACTGATGCTTGCTTACAGCAAGTGTGGGGAAATGGATAATGCTTTCAAGATATTTTCTGTGATGAGTGATGAAGTTCGAAATGTGGTGTCATGGACAGCCATGATTAGTGGGTATTTGCAGAATGGCATGGCAGAACAAGCTGTTAACCTGTTTTGCCAAATGAGTAGGGAAGGTATTAAACCAAATGATTTTACCTACTCTACTATACTTACGGCTCAACCTGGTGCTTCTCCTTTTGAGATGCACGCACAAGCCATCAAAAGAAATTACGTCAAGTCACCTTCTGTTGGAACTGCACTTTTAGATGCTTATGTCAAACGAGGGAATGTTGATGAAGCTTCAAAGGTTTTCCAAAGAATAGAGGAGAAGGACATCGTGGCATGGTCGGCAATGATTTGTGGATATGCTCAAATAGGAGACACTGAGGGTGCTGTTAGGATATTTGTACAAATGGCAAAGAAGGGGATTAAACCGAATGAGTATACCTTCTCTGGTATCATTAACGCATGTGCAGCTCCTACTGCAGGAGTAGAACAAGGGAAACAGCTCCATGCCTGGTCAATTAAATCAAGATTCAATAATGCTCTGTGTGTTAGTAGTGCTCTTCTTACCATGTATTCAAAGAGAGGGGACATTGAAAGTGCATTTGAAGTTTTCAAGAGGCAAAGGGAGAGGGATTTAGTGTCATGGAATTCTATTATCTCTGGATATGCACAACATGGCTATGGAAGGAAAGCTCTTGAAGTATTTGAGGAGATGCAGAGGCAAAACTTGGAGATGGATGGTGTAACATTCATCGGAGTCATTTCTGCCTGCACGCATGCTGGACTCGCAAATGAGGGTCAAAGATATTTCGATATAATGGTTAAAGATCACCATATTGAGCCTAGAATGGAGCACTATTCTTGCATGGTCGATCTATATGGCCGGGCTGGAATGCTTGTAAAAGCCATGGAAATCATAAATGAGATGCCATTTCCAGCAAGTGCAAATGTGTGGCGAACTCTCTTGGCTGCTTCCTGTATTCACCGTAATCTAGAGGTGGGAAAACTTGCAGCAGACAAGCTCATTTCTCTGCAGCCACAAAATCCAGCTTCATATGTCCTGCTAACAAATATGTATGCTTCCGTAGGAAACTGGAAAGAAAGAGCCAAAGTAAGGAAATTGATGGAGGAGAAGACAGTGAAAAAAGTAGCAGGGTACAGCTGGATTGAGGTGAAGAACAAGACCTACACATTTTTGGCGGGTGATGTTTCTCATCCGCTTTCTAATCAAATTTATGCAAAACTTGAAGAGCTGAGTTGCCAGTTGAAGGGTGCTGGTTATCAGCCTGATACTAGCTATGTGTTTCAGGATGTTGATGAGGAACACAAGGAGGCTATTCTCTCTCAACATAGTGAGAGGCTAGCCATTGCTTTTGGATTAATTGGCACTCCTCCTGGAACTCCTCTCCAAATTGTGAAGAACCTGAGAGTCTGTGGAGATTGCCACGCTGTTATTAAGTTAATATCAATTCTAGAAGGCCGGGACATTGTTGTCAGGGATTCAAATCGATTCCATCACTTTAAGGGGGGTTTATGCTCTTGTGGTGATTATTGGTGA
- the LOC133698972 gene encoding uncharacterized protein LOC133698972, whose amino-acid sequence MSGFARAKRVTDPLDDKAKARLIGCQLSCFSSGSEHSADHDDSPCLSDLVHGFLEEEDSGFAHASTNGHGSDSERVDLVADCTDFVVDMIRSISNDNLLFAHVSKAMEEFSCLRNHQRPVLRCKVMLFLRELGHNAAICKTKWESSGGGLTAGSYEFIDVVVQSKSSALQNRYVVDLDFASQFEIARPTSQYLKLLHHLPRVFVGKSEDLKTIVRSISDAAKRSLKSRELSLPPWRKNRYMQNKWFGPYLRTVNPLHTNSFTPPPSVNVVKCRRVGFDDAVNGRLFVRT is encoded by the coding sequence atgtcAGGTTTTGCAAGGGCGAAACGAGTTACTGACCCCCTCGACGATAAAGCTAAAGCTCGACTCATTGGTTGTCAACTCAGTTGCTTTAGTAGCGGGAGTGAGCACTCAGCTGATCATGACGACTCACCTTGCCTGTCTGACCTAGTTCACGGCTTTCTTGAAGAGGAAGACTCCGGTTTTGCTCACGCGTCGACTAATGGTCACGGATCAGATTCAGAGCGTGTCGACTTAGTCGCCGACTGTACTGACTTCGTCGTAGACATGATCAGATCAATCAGTAACGATAATTTATTGTTCGCTCATGTTTCGAAAGCGATGGAGGAGTTTTCGtgtttgagaaatcatcaaagaCCTGTTTTGCGGTGCAAAGTGATGTTGTTTTTGAGAGAATTAGGTCACAATGCAGCGATCTGCAAGACTAAATGGGAGTCCTCTGGTGGCGGCTTGACCGCCGGCAGCTACGAGTTTATCGACGTGGTGGTGCAATCGAAATCCTCCGCATTGCAGAACCGTTACGTAGTGGATCTCGATTTCGCTTCTCAATTCGAGATCGCGAGGCCTACGAGCCAGTACTTGAAGCTTCTGCACCATCTTCCTCGTGTTTTCGTAGGCAAAAGTGAGGATTTGAAGACGATCGTGAGGAGCATAAGTGACGCCGCTAAGAGATCTTTGAAGAGCAGAGAACTCTCCTTGCCTCCTTGGAGAAAAAACCGTTACATGCAAAACAAGTGGTTCGGTCCGTACCTCCGGACTGTCAATCCCCTACATACGAACTCCTTCACACCGCCACCGTCAGTCAACGTTGTGAAATGCAGGCGCGTAGGCTTCGACGACGCCGTCAACGGCCGTTTGTTTGTTCGTACGTGA